Proteins from a genomic interval of Cucumis melo cultivar AY chromosome 7, USDA_Cmelo_AY_1.0, whole genome shotgun sequence:
- the LOC103494723 gene encoding cytochrome c oxidase subunit 5b-1, mitochondrial, producing the protein MWRRLLSLHLNALKRLPSSSTAASAAPSGSISTASRLAVAASSRVSPSPCVSLFARHFSAEAAVDAGLRKNVEDVMPIATGHEREELEATLEGRDILDINNPVGPFGTKEAPAVIKSYYDERIVGCPGGEGEDEHDVIWFRLRKGEPLECPVCTQYFALEVVGPGGSPDGYGDDDDHHH; encoded by the exons ATGTGGAGGAGATTGCTCTCTTTGCACCTCAATGCCCTAAAACGTCTTCCTTCATCATCGACGGCAGCATCTGCTGCTCCATCCGGATCCATTTCCACAGCCTCACGACTTGCTGTTGCTGCTTCATCTCGTGTTTCTCCCTCACCTTGCGTTTCGCTCTTCGCTCGCCATTTCAGCGCTGAGGCTG CTGTTGATGCTGGTCTGCGAAAGAATGTTGAGGATGTAATGCCGATTGCAACCGGTCACGAGCGTGAAGAGCTTGAAGCTACGCTTGAG GGAAGAGACATCCTTGATATAAACAACCCTGTAGGTCCTTTTGGCACTAAG GAAGCTCCTGCTGTTATAAAGTCATATTACGATGAAAGAATAGTTGGGTGCCCTGGAGGTGAAGGCG AGGATGAGCATGATGTTATCTGGTTTCGGCTGAGGAAAGGCGAGCCACTTGAATGCCCTGTGTGCACGCAGTATTTCGCG CTGGAAGTAGTTGGACCTGGAGGATCGCCAGATGGTTATGGAGATGACGACGATCACCATCACTGA